Proteins encoded together in one Candidatus Bathyarchaeota archaeon window:
- a CDS encoding Gfo/Idh/MocA family oxidoreductase — protein sequence MDKVKYGVIGLGFFGEVHAEVLSSMPDVELVAVSTRRVDRLKDVADRFGVPKRYTDYKDLLRDPEVEAVSVVTHVDSHREVAVEALRRGKHVLLEKPMADSVEGCDAILDEVRSSRRIFMVGHICRFDPRVSLAKQVIDEGRIGKIVSMHATRNLPKNLTAQPRVLGSISPLMGDGIHDIDVMLWMSRAKAETVYAQNVRVRDLKYPDIGWAMYRFDNGAVGVIEVVWFLPENTPYAIDARMEIIGTEGAIYIDASNPGITINDREGLHKPDTIYWPTVHGTRIGALRTELSYFVKCVREGRQPEVITPEESREAVKVICAAEESAATGEVIHI from the coding sequence ATGGACAAGGTAAAGTATGGCGTTATAGGGTTAGGATTCTTCGGCGAGGTTCACGCCGAAGTGTTGTCAAGTATGCCTGACGTTGAGTTGGTTGCGGTCTCCACGCGTCGGGTAGATCGTTTAAAGGATGTCGCCGACCGTTTCGGGGTTCCTAAGAGGTACACCGACTACAAAGATCTGCTTAGGGATCCCGAAGTTGAGGCTGTTAGCGTCGTAACACATGTGGACAGCCACAGGGAGGTCGCTGTGGAAGCTTTGAGGAGGGGTAAACATGTTCTCCTTGAGAAGCCCATGGCCGACTCAGTGGAGGGCTGTGATGCCATCCTAGATGAGGTGCGGTCTTCCAGGAGGATATTCATGGTTGGGCATATATGTAGGTTTGATCCAAGGGTTTCGCTGGCTAAGCAGGTGATCGACGAGGGAAGGATAGGAAAGATAGTCTCCATGCATGCCACGAGGAATCTACCTAAAAATTTGACGGCCCAGCCTAGGGTTCTGGGAAGCATTTCACCTCTCATGGGGGATGGAATCCACGATATCGATGTCATGTTGTGGATGAGTAGGGCTAAGGCTGAAACGGTTTACGCCCAGAACGTTCGGGTAAGGGATTTGAAGTATCCTGATATAGGCTGGGCCATGTATAGATTCGATAACGGGGCAGTCGGTGTGATAGAAGTGGTATGGTTCCTGCCTGAGAATACTCCATATGCTATAGATGCTCGCATGGAGATAATTGGAACCGAAGGGGCAATATACATCGATGCGTCAAATCCGGGAATCACTATAAACGATAGGGAGGGCTTGCATAAACCGGATACGATCTATTGGCCAACCGTACATGGTACACGTATAGGTGCATTGCGCACGGAGCTAAGCTACTTCGTGAAGTGCGTAAGGGAGGGGAGGCAACCCGAAGTTATAACTCCGGAGGAGTCCAGGGAAGCCGTGAAAGTCATATGTGCGGCCGAGGAATCGGCTGCAACAGGCGAAGTCATCCATATATAG
- a CDS encoding alcohol dehydrogenase catalytic domain-containing protein — MELRARAAIFYGPSDLRVEDLEVQEPGSCEVLVRVRACGLCSSDIQRVLNGRLEVGKPVGGHEIAGEVFKVGEGIDFISNGDRVVVAHRVPCFKCHYCSRGDEEQCELYRRVGVYPGGFSEYIWASPHNVLKGIFRIPRAVSFEAASFTEPVADCLKALRRSGLTYGDSILIIGGGALGLLHLQVARVLGADKIMLSEHHENRIKLAEELGVDIAFDSRHQDTRRIVLSETSNRGVDIVILTVPSEEAFLQALGSVRRGGKILFFAGFQHTFLRELRFDPSIFSRDEVWFIGSYCYSPADFREALGLISDGKVKVERLITHRFPLQRISQAIEESRDKEKYIKAVVIP, encoded by the coding sequence TTGGAGTTGAGGGCCAGGGCGGCGATCTTTTATGGTCCAAGTGATTTGAGAGTGGAGGATTTAGAGGTTCAAGAGCCGGGCTCCTGCGAGGTCTTAGTTAGGGTGAGGGCTTGTGGGTTATGCAGCTCTGATATTCAGAGGGTTTTGAACGGGAGATTAGAGGTGGGTAAGCCTGTTGGAGGGCACGAGATAGCCGGGGAGGTCTTCAAGGTGGGTGAGGGGATCGACTTTATAAGTAACGGGGACAGGGTGGTCGTGGCTCATAGAGTTCCATGCTTTAAATGTCATTACTGTTCTCGTGGGGACGAGGAGCAATGCGAGCTCTATAGGAGGGTTGGAGTCTATCCCGGAGGCTTCTCCGAGTACATTTGGGCTTCTCCCCATAACGTTTTGAAGGGCATATTCAGGATCCCTAGGGCGGTCTCATTTGAGGCCGCCTCGTTTACGGAGCCCGTCGCAGATTGTTTAAAGGCTCTGAGGAGATCCGGGTTAACCTATGGAGACAGCATTCTCATAATCGGGGGAGGGGCCTTGGGCCTCCTCCACCTCCAGGTAGCTAGAGTGCTGGGCGCTGATAAGATTATGCTGAGTGAGCATCACGAGAATAGGATCAAACTAGCCGAGGAGCTGGGGGTCGATATAGCTTTCGATTCAAGGCATCAGGATACGAGGAGGATCGTATTGTCTGAGACTTCGAACAGGGGAGTGGACATAGTAATATTAACAGTCCCAAGCGAGGAGGCGTTCCTCCAGGCCCTTGGGAGCGTTAGAAGGGGCGGGAAGATCCTCTTCTTTGCAGGTTTCCAGCACACTTTCCTCAGAGAACTAAGATTTGATCCATCTATCTTTTCACGCGACGAAGTATGGTTTATAGGGAGCTACTGTTATTCACCGGCGGACTTCAGAGAAGCTTTAGGCCTCATCTCGGATGGGAAGGTTAAGGTTGAAAGGCTCATTACGCATAGGTTCCCTCTACAAAGGATATCCCAAGCCATCGAGGAATCAAGGGACAAGGAGAAATACATAAAGGCTGTAGTAATACCTTAA
- a CDS encoding H/ACA RNA-protein complex protein Gar1, with amino-acid sequence MRRLGRVLHLSKNYRLIIRLEPDVEVPMLGETVFDSGLDPVGAVEDLFGPVKSPYAAVRLKIGDPPAYIGRTLYAAKKPRAPR; translated from the coding sequence TTGAGAAGGCTTGGCAGAGTCCTTCACCTATCAAAGAATTATAGGCTCATCATCAGGCTTGAGCCGGACGTCGAAGTACCGATGCTTGGAGAAACTGTCTTTGATTCAGGACTTGACCCTGTAGGGGCGGTGGAGGATCTATTCGGGCCAGTCAAATCTCCATATGCGGCTGTAAGACTCAAAATAGGAGATCCCCCAGCATATATAGGGAGAACCCTCTATGCAGCTAAGAAGCCTAGGGCACCTAGATGA
- a CDS encoding AAA family ATPase, with amino-acid sequence MERVKTGIKGLDELLGGGFPRGKCILLVGGPGSGKTIFAIQFLMAGAEEGEPGLYVSLDEKPEEVKEEMSSLGWNLEGLERDGKLFFIDATPLKKVEIDRGISSGYKGFEFRLPTVTLENIIETATELVSEEGIQRMAVDPITALTLRYSDLTERRGAVLNFFDSLSEIGCTSIITSELRASQLDRGFQPEEFLAQGVIVLHTIIHEGILIKAIQIEKMRGIKHDLQLRPYKITDKGIEVFPKDRIF; translated from the coding sequence ATGGAAAGGGTGAAAACCGGCATTAAAGGATTAGATGAGCTTCTCGGCGGCGGTTTTCCCAGGGGTAAATGTATCCTTCTAGTTGGGGGGCCTGGATCTGGAAAGACTATTTTTGCCATCCAGTTCTTGATGGCTGGAGCTGAAGAAGGTGAACCAGGCCTCTACGTGTCCCTAGATGAAAAACCTGAAGAAGTTAAGGAGGAGATGTCGTCGCTGGGCTGGAATCTTGAAGGTCTTGAAAGGGATGGGAAACTCTTCTTTATAGATGCAACACCCCTCAAGAAGGTTGAAATTGATAGGGGCATTTCTTCGGGCTATAAGGGATTCGAGTTCCGCCTCCCAACGGTGACTTTAGAGAACATTATCGAGACGGCAACGGAGCTTGTCTCCGAGGAGGGAATTCAGAGGATGGCTGTTGATCCGATAACTGCATTAACGTTGAGGTATAGTGATCTCACGGAGAGGAGGGGTGCTGTACTAAACTTCTTCGATTCTCTCTCTGAGATAGGGTGCACGTCGATAATAACGTCGGAGCTTAGAGCATCTCAATTGGACAGGGGGTTTCAGCCCGAAGAATTTTTAGCTCAGGGCGTGATAGTTTTACATACAATAATCCATGAAGGAATTTTAATAAAAGCTATTCAAATAGAGAAGATGAGGGGCATAAAACACGACTTGCAGCTAAGACCCTACAAGATAACAGATAAGGGCATAGAGGTCTTCCCGAAAGATAGAATATTTTAA